The Streptomyces sp. NBC_00224 genome has a window encoding:
- the eat gene encoding ethanolamine permease, with protein sequence MTIESTESAKPSATEPADDYLERRTLRRGSAGWLLLTGLGVAYVVSGDYSGWNFGLAEGGFGGLAIAMALMGLMYVCMVFSLAELSSVLPTAGGGYGFARRALGPWGGFLTGTAILIEYVLAPAAISIFIGDYVESLGLFGLTSGWPVYLACFVVFIGIHLWGVGEALRFSFVVTGVAVVALLVFAVGAFLDFDASKLDDIAVHKDAVGASSWLPMGVMGIWAAFPFGMWFFLGVEGVPLAAEETRDPARTLPKAIRWSMGILVVLALLTFFASAGARGSAAIQDAGNPLVEALQPDGRATALSRIVNYAGLAGLVASFFSLIYAGSRQLFALSRAGYLPRFLSLTSRRKAPYLGLLVPGAIAFSLAAATGDGARMLNAAVFGATVSYALMSLSHIVLRRREPDLERPYRTPGGALTSSVALVLACAALVATFLVDVVAALIALGVYAVAVAYFGLYSRKHLVARAPEEEFAALAAAEAELERE encoded by the coding sequence ATGACCATCGAGTCCACGGAATCCGCCAAGCCCTCCGCCACCGAACCGGCGGACGACTACCTGGAGCGCCGCACGCTCCGCCGCGGCAGCGCAGGCTGGCTGCTGCTGACCGGCCTCGGCGTGGCGTACGTCGTCTCCGGCGACTACTCCGGCTGGAACTTCGGCCTCGCCGAGGGCGGCTTCGGCGGCCTCGCCATCGCCATGGCCCTGATGGGCCTGATGTACGTCTGCATGGTCTTCTCGCTCGCCGAGCTCTCCTCCGTCCTGCCCACGGCGGGCGGCGGCTACGGCTTCGCCCGGCGCGCGCTCGGCCCCTGGGGCGGCTTCCTGACCGGCACGGCCATCCTCATCGAGTACGTCCTGGCCCCCGCCGCGATCTCCATCTTCATCGGTGACTACGTGGAGTCCCTGGGCCTGTTCGGCCTCACCTCCGGCTGGCCGGTCTACCTCGCCTGCTTCGTCGTCTTCATCGGCATCCATCTGTGGGGCGTCGGCGAGGCGCTGCGGTTCAGCTTCGTCGTGACGGGCGTGGCGGTGGTGGCCCTGCTGGTCTTCGCGGTCGGCGCGTTCCTCGACTTCGACGCCTCCAAGCTCGACGACATCGCCGTCCACAAGGACGCGGTCGGCGCGAGCTCCTGGCTGCCGATGGGCGTGATGGGCATCTGGGCGGCGTTCCCGTTCGGCATGTGGTTCTTCCTCGGCGTGGAGGGCGTGCCGCTGGCCGCCGAGGAGACCCGCGACCCCGCCCGTACGCTCCCCAAGGCGATCCGCTGGTCCATGGGCATCCTGGTGGTCCTGGCCCTGCTCACCTTCTTCGCCTCGGCGGGCGCGCGCGGCTCGGCCGCGATCCAGGACGCGGGCAACCCGCTGGTGGAGGCGCTCCAGCCGGACGGCAGGGCCACGGCGCTGAGCCGGATCGTCAACTACGCGGGCCTGGCGGGCCTGGTGGCGTCGTTCTTCTCGCTGATCTACGCGGGCTCGCGCCAGCTCTTCGCCCTGTCCCGGGCGGGCTATCTGCCGCGCTTCCTGTCCCTGACCAGCCGCCGCAAGGCGCCCTACCTGGGCCTGCTCGTACCCGGCGCGATCGCCTTCTCGCTGGCGGCCGCGACCGGCGACGGGGCGCGGATGCTGAACGCCGCGGTCTTCGGCGCCACCGTCTCGTACGCACTGATGTCGCTTTCCCACATCGTGCTGCGCCGCCGTGAGCCGGACCTGGAGCGGCCCTACCGTACGCCGGGAGGAGCCCTGACCTCCTCGGTCGCGCTGGTCCTGGCGTGCGCGGCGCTGGTGGCCACGTTCCTGGTGGACGTGGTGGCGGCGCTGATCGCGCTGGGGGTGTACGCGGTCGCCGTCGCGTACTTCGGCCTCTACAGCCGCAAGCACCTGGTCGCGCGGGCACCCGAGGAGGAGTTCGCGGCGCTGGCGGCGGCGGAGGCCGAGCTGGAGCGCGAGTGA
- a CDS encoding gamma-glutamyl-gamma-aminobutyrate hydrolase family protein produces MGRPLIGVSTYLEGSVRWGVWDWPAALLPAYYPRLVRAAGGLTAMLPPDDPETAAEVVARLDGVVIAGGPDVEPQRYGAARDARTGPPAPERDVWETALIEAALASGTPLLGICRGMQLLNVALGGTLVQHLDGHTGGHGVVGRHTVHPVPGTRYAGIAPGEASVPTYHHQAVDRLAEGLVVSARAEDGTVEAVELPGEAWVLGVQWHPEMGEDTEVMRALVAAAGARTAVPVP; encoded by the coding sequence GTGGGACGGCCACTGATCGGTGTCAGCACATACCTGGAGGGTTCGGTGCGCTGGGGGGTGTGGGACTGGCCCGCCGCCCTGCTGCCCGCCTACTACCCCCGCCTCGTCAGGGCCGCGGGCGGCCTCACGGCGATGCTCCCGCCGGACGACCCGGAGACGGCCGCGGAGGTGGTGGCCCGGCTCGACGGCGTGGTCATCGCGGGCGGCCCGGACGTGGAGCCGCAACGGTACGGGGCCGCCCGCGACGCCCGGACCGGACCGCCCGCGCCGGAGCGGGACGTCTGGGAGACCGCCCTGATCGAGGCCGCGTTGGCGTCCGGGACGCCGCTGCTCGGCATCTGCCGGGGGATGCAGCTCCTGAACGTGGCGCTCGGCGGCACGCTCGTCCAGCACCTGGACGGGCACACCGGCGGCCACGGCGTCGTCGGCCGCCACACCGTGCACCCCGTGCCGGGCACGCGCTACGCGGGCATCGCGCCGGGCGAGGCGTCCGTGCCGACCTACCACCACCAGGCCGTGGACCGCCTCGCGGAGGGCCTGGTGGTGTCGGCCCGCGCCGAGGACGGCACCGTCGAGGCGGTCGAACTGCCGGGCGAGGCCTGGGTCCTCGGCGTCCAGTGGCACCCGGAGATGGGCGAGGACACCGAGGTGATGCGGGCGCTGGTGGCGGCAGCGGGGGCCCGGACGGCGGTGCCGGTGCCCTGA
- a CDS encoding LysR family transcriptional regulator encodes MSMSSAEDAGPLSKRVPDLSAMELLIAVARHGSLGRAARDLGITQPAASSRIRSMERHLGVALVDRSPRGSKLTAEGALVTDWARRVVEAAEAFDVGAQALRGRRDSRLRVAASMTIAEYLLPGWLIALRAERPGTAVSLLAGNSVFVAERLLSDEADLGFVEGLTVPAGLDGAVIGHDRLVVVTAPAHPWARRRAPLGAAELAATPLILREEGSGTRQVLDAALADHGGVARPLLELASTTAVKAAVVSGAGPSVLSELALGEELAGRRLVRIPLDGLRLRRDLRAVWRTGHRPTGPARDLLSLTRSGPGTG; translated from the coding sequence ATGAGTATGAGCAGTGCGGAGGACGCCGGTCCGCTGTCGAAGCGGGTGCCCGACCTGAGCGCGATGGAGCTGCTGATCGCGGTCGCCCGGCATGGCAGCCTCGGGCGCGCCGCGCGCGACCTGGGGATCACCCAGCCCGCCGCGAGCAGCCGCATCCGCTCGATGGAGCGGCACCTTGGCGTCGCCCTCGTCGACCGCTCGCCGCGCGGGTCGAAGCTGACCGCCGAGGGCGCGCTGGTGACGGACTGGGCGCGGCGGGTGGTGGAGGCGGCCGAGGCGTTCGACGTGGGCGCGCAGGCGCTGCGCGGGCGGCGCGACTCCCGGCTCCGGGTCGCCGCGAGCATGACCATCGCCGAGTATCTGCTGCCGGGCTGGCTGATCGCGCTGCGCGCCGAACGCCCGGGCACCGCCGTCTCGCTGCTCGCCGGGAACTCGGTGTTCGTGGCCGAGCGGCTGCTCTCCGACGAGGCGGACCTCGGGTTCGTGGAGGGCCTGACCGTACCGGCCGGGCTCGACGGGGCCGTGATCGGCCACGACCGCCTGGTGGTGGTCACCGCGCCCGCCCACCCCTGGGCCCGGCGCCGCGCCCCGCTCGGCGCAGCCGAACTCGCCGCGACCCCGCTGATCCTGCGCGAAGAAGGCTCGGGCACCCGGCAGGTCCTGGACGCGGCGCTCGCGGACCACGGCGGGGTGGCCCGGCCGCTCCTGGAGCTCGCCTCCACCACGGCCGTCAAGGCGGCGGTGGTGAGCGGCGCGGGCCCGTCGGTCCTGAGTGAACTCGCCCTGGGGGAGGAGCTGGCGGGCCGCCGGCTGGTCCGCATCCCCCTGGACGGGTTGCGGCTGCGCCGTGACCTGCGCGCGGTCTGGCGCACCGGCCACCGCCCCACGGGCCCGGCCCGCGACCTGCTGTCGCTGACGCGGTCGGGGCCGGGGACGGGCTGA
- a CDS encoding TDT family transporter produces MVTVTHPRAHTLAARFAPLRHLGPNWYATVMGTAIVANAGAVLPVRVPGLPAVWALSLAMLTVLVAARAAHWRHHRDQARAHLMDPGVAPFYGCMSMAFLAVGIGTLTVGKDVIGEGAAVPLAWVLYAIGTATGLVVAVGIPYLMVVRHQVAPGTASPVWLLPVVAPMVSATLGALLVPHVPAGQGREAMLLASYAMFGMSLLAVMVLLPLVFARLVHQGPLPLALTPALFLVLGPLGQSTTAVNKLADVAPGAVDASYADGLSAFAVIYGVPVMGFALMWLALATAMVVRAARSGMPFAMTWWAFTFPVGTCVTGAEGLAHHTGLDAFNWLAYGLYALLAAAWLVAGAHTVRGLVSGRLLAAPR; encoded by the coding sequence ATGGTCACCGTCACCCACCCCCGCGCCCACACCCTCGCCGCGCGCTTCGCACCCCTGCGGCACCTCGGTCCCAACTGGTACGCCACGGTCATGGGCACCGCGATCGTCGCCAACGCGGGCGCCGTGCTGCCGGTCCGCGTGCCGGGGCTGCCGGCGGTGTGGGCCCTGTCGCTGGCCATGCTCACCGTCCTCGTCGCCGCCCGCGCCGCGCACTGGCGCCACCACCGCGACCAGGCCCGCGCCCACCTCATGGACCCGGGCGTGGCCCCCTTCTACGGCTGTATGTCGATGGCGTTCCTGGCCGTCGGTATCGGCACCCTCACCGTCGGCAAGGACGTGATCGGCGAGGGCGCGGCGGTCCCGCTGGCCTGGGTGCTGTACGCGATAGGCACCGCGACCGGCCTCGTGGTCGCCGTGGGCATCCCCTACCTGATGGTGGTCCGCCACCAGGTCGCCCCCGGCACCGCCTCCCCGGTCTGGCTGCTGCCCGTGGTGGCCCCCATGGTCTCCGCGACCCTCGGCGCGCTCCTGGTCCCCCACGTTCCCGCGGGCCAGGGCCGTGAGGCGATGCTGCTCGCCTCGTACGCGATGTTCGGCATGAGCCTGCTCGCCGTCATGGTGCTGCTGCCCCTGGTCTTCGCCCGGCTCGTCCACCAGGGCCCGCTGCCCCTCGCCCTGACCCCCGCCCTGTTCCTCGTGCTCGGCCCCCTCGGCCAGTCCACCACCGCCGTGAACAAGCTGGCCGACGTGGCTCCTGGCGCTGTCGACGCCTCCTACGCGGACGGGCTCAGCGCCTTCGCCGTGATCTACGGCGTCCCCGTGATGGGCTTCGCCCTGATGTGGCTGGCCCTGGCCACCGCCATGGTGGTCCGCGCGGCCCGCTCCGGGATGCCCTTCGCGATGACCTGGTGGGCGTTCACCTTCCCCGTCGGCACCTGTGTCACCGGCGCCGAGGGCCTGGCCCACCACACCGGCCTGGACGCCTTCAACTGGCTCGCCTACGGCCTGTACGCGCTGCTCGCCGCCGCCTGGCTGGTGGCGGGCGCCCACACCGTACGCGGCCTGGTCAGCGGCAGGCTGCTCGCAGCGCCCCGCTGA
- a CDS encoding helical backbone metal receptor: MASPAAGPRVVSLVPSLTEAVAATAPGLVVGATDWCTHPPDLAAARIGGTKNPDPEAIAALRPDLVIANEEENREPDLDALRAAGLEVLVTEVRDLDQAFAELERVLVDACGLPRPRWLDEAREAWEHVAPPAEPVAAVVPVWRRPWMVLGRDTFAGDLLDRLGVRNVYAEHAERYPRVPLDELRAAGADLVVLPDEPYRFTADDGPEAFPQLPAALVDGRLLTWYGPSLAAAPGALSGALRAACR, translated from the coding sequence ATGGCGTCCCCGGCGGCCGGTCCCCGGGTGGTCTCGCTGGTGCCCTCGCTCACCGAGGCGGTCGCGGCCACGGCCCCCGGGCTCGTCGTCGGCGCCACCGACTGGTGCACGCACCCGCCCGACCTCGCGGCGGCGAGGATCGGCGGCACCAAGAACCCCGACCCGGAGGCGATCGCGGCGCTGCGCCCCGATCTGGTGATCGCCAACGAGGAGGAGAACCGGGAGCCCGACCTGGACGCCCTGCGCGCGGCCGGTCTGGAGGTCCTGGTCACCGAGGTCCGCGACCTGGACCAGGCGTTCGCGGAGCTGGAGCGGGTCCTGGTGGACGCCTGCGGGTTGCCCCGGCCCCGCTGGCTCGACGAGGCGCGCGAGGCGTGGGAGCACGTGGCGCCCCCGGCCGAGCCGGTCGCCGCCGTGGTGCCGGTGTGGCGCCGCCCCTGGATGGTGCTCGGCCGCGACACCTTCGCGGGCGACCTGCTCGACCGGCTCGGCGTCCGCAATGTGTACGCGGAGCACGCCGAGCGCTATCCGCGCGTCCCCCTGGACGAGTTGAGGGCCGCCGGGGCGGACCTGGTGGTCCTCCCCGACGAGCCCTACCGCTTCACCGCCGACGACGGCCCGGAGGCATTCCCGCAACTCCCCGCCGCGCTGGTCGACGGCCGCCTGCTCACCTGGTACGGGCCGTCGCTCGCGGCGGCGCCGGGCGCGCTCAGCGGGGCGCTGCGAGCAGCCTGCCGCTGA
- a CDS encoding helix-turn-helix domain-containing protein: MDDKETLRVGVAVRRLRRELGLTLAAVAQRSGLSVPFLSQIENERARPSARSLARVADALGTTVPELYDAADTARTVEVARADDSDGGGVRQLLRGHHQLHAMEFTGEHDTAREFQHRNDELMYVADGAAEVEAEGRAYRLERGDTLCLSGGVRHRWRAAVPGTRILLVAVADHIEAIEETRH; the protein is encoded by the coding sequence ATGGACGACAAGGAAACTCTTCGGGTGGGAGTGGCGGTGCGGCGGCTGCGCCGCGAGCTGGGGCTGACGCTCGCCGCGGTCGCGCAGCGCAGCGGTCTCTCGGTGCCCTTCCTGAGTCAGATCGAGAACGAACGGGCCCGCCCCAGCGCCCGCTCCCTCGCGCGCGTGGCCGACGCCCTGGGCACCACGGTCCCCGAGCTGTACGACGCCGCCGACACCGCGCGTACGGTCGAGGTCGCCCGCGCCGACGACAGCGACGGCGGCGGGGTGCGCCAGCTGCTGCGCGGTCACCACCAGCTGCACGCCATGGAGTTCACCGGCGAGCACGACACCGCGCGCGAATTCCAGCACCGCAACGACGAGTTGATGTACGTGGCCGACGGCGCCGCCGAGGTCGAGGCGGAGGGGCGGGCCTACCGCCTTGAACGCGGCGACACGCTGTGCCTGTCCGGCGGGGTGCGCCACCGCTGGCGCGCGGCCGTGCCCGGCACCCGGATCCTGCTCGTCGCGGTCGCCGACCACATCGAGGCGATCGAGGAGACCCGCCACTGA
- a CDS encoding ABC transporter permease/substrate binding protein → MPRLPLGEWVDSAVTFLQNHLSWLFDAITKVVNGMYDGIDAVLSAPHPLLFAGILAVVAWWLRGLVAGVLAFGGFALIDSIELWDEAMSTLSLVLVATVVTLLLAVPLGIWSSRSKTVSAISRPVLDFMQTMPAMVYLIPGIIFFGVGVVPGIIATIVFSLPPGVRMTELGIRQVDPELVEAAEAFGTTPRNTLLRVQLPLALPTIMAGVNQVIMLGLSMVVIAGMVGGGGLGGAVYRAIGNVDIGLGFEAGISIVVLAMYLDRMTGALGRQVSPVGRRALARARTSGAKFWNHRPQPAVAVVGVVVLALVAGGMGMFGSSSTATASGAENVGKGKKVSLGYIPWDEGIASTFLWKELLERRGYKVDTKQYEAGALYTGMAGGQIDFETDSWLPVTHATYWQKYHDKLEDLGSWYGPTSLELSVPSYMKGVDSLDDLKGKSGQFKGRIIGIEPSAGMMGLLKDKVLKEYGLDGEYKVVDGSTPSMLAELKRAYDKKEPVVVTLWSPHWAYSTYDLTKLKDPKGSWGKGDGVHTLARKGFSDDNPKVGAWLKNFKMTEQQLTGLEAKIQSTGKGKEQQAVRDWLDANPGLADKWTPVGK, encoded by the coding sequence GTGCCTAGGCTCCCTCTCGGCGAGTGGGTGGACAGCGCCGTCACCTTCCTCCAGAACCACCTCTCCTGGCTGTTCGACGCCATCACCAAGGTCGTCAACGGCATGTACGACGGCATCGACGCCGTCCTGTCCGCGCCCCACCCACTGCTCTTCGCGGGCATCCTCGCCGTCGTCGCCTGGTGGCTGCGCGGTCTGGTCGCCGGTGTCCTCGCCTTCGGCGGGTTCGCGCTGATCGACTCGATCGAGCTGTGGGACGAGGCCATGTCGACGCTGTCGCTGGTCCTCGTGGCGACCGTCGTCACACTGCTCCTCGCGGTGCCGCTGGGCATCTGGTCGTCCCGGTCCAAGACCGTGAGCGCGATCAGCCGCCCGGTCCTGGACTTCATGCAGACCATGCCCGCCATGGTCTATCTGATCCCCGGCATCATCTTCTTCGGCGTCGGCGTGGTCCCCGGCATCATCGCCACCATCGTCTTCTCGCTGCCCCCGGGCGTGCGCATGACGGAGCTCGGCATCCGCCAGGTCGACCCCGAACTCGTCGAGGCGGCCGAGGCGTTCGGCACCACCCCGCGCAACACACTGCTCAGGGTCCAGCTCCCGCTGGCGCTGCCCACCATCATGGCGGGCGTCAACCAGGTCATCATGCTGGGCCTGTCCATGGTCGTCATCGCGGGCATGGTCGGCGGCGGCGGCCTCGGCGGCGCGGTCTACCGGGCCATCGGCAACGTCGACATCGGCCTCGGCTTCGAGGCGGGCATCTCCATCGTCGTGCTGGCCATGTACCTCGACCGGATGACCGGTGCGCTCGGCCGTCAGGTCTCGCCGGTCGGCCGCCGGGCGCTGGCCCGGGCCAGGACGTCCGGCGCCAAGTTCTGGAACCACCGCCCGCAGCCCGCCGTCGCGGTCGTCGGCGTGGTCGTCCTCGCGCTGGTGGCCGGCGGCATGGGCATGTTCGGCTCCTCGTCGACGGCCACCGCCTCCGGCGCCGAGAACGTCGGCAAGGGCAAGAAGGTCTCCCTGGGCTACATCCCCTGGGACGAGGGCATCGCCTCCACCTTCCTCTGGAAGGAGTTGCTGGAGCGGCGCGGCTACAAGGTGGACACCAAGCAGTACGAGGCGGGCGCGCTCTACACCGGTATGGCGGGCGGCCAGATCGACTTCGAGACGGACTCCTGGCTCCCGGTCACCCACGCCACGTACTGGCAGAAGTACCACGACAAGCTGGAGGACCTCGGCTCCTGGTACGGCCCGACCTCGCTGGAGCTCAGCGTGCCCTCGTACATGAAGGGCGTCGACTCGCTCGACGACCTCAAGGGCAAGTCCGGCCAGTTCAAGGGCAGGATCATCGGCATCGAGCCGAGCGCCGGAATGATGGGCCTGCTCAAGGACAAGGTCCTCAAGGAGTACGGCCTGGACGGCGAGTACAAGGTCGTCGACGGCTCGACGCCGTCCATGCTCGCCGAGCTCAAGCGCGCGTACGACAAGAAGGAGCCCGTCGTCGTCACGCTCTGGTCGCCGCACTGGGCGTACAGCACGTACGACCTGACGAAGCTCAAGGACCCCAAGGGCAGCTGGGGCAAGGGCGACGGGGTGCACACCCTGGCCCGCAAGGGCTTCTCGGACGACAACCCGAAGGTCGGCGCCTGGCTGAAGAACTTCAAGATGACCGAGCAGCAGCTCACCGGTCTCGAAGCGAAGATCCAGTCGACCGGCAAGGGCAAGGAGCAGCAGGCGGTCCGCGACTGGCTCGACGCGAACCCGGGGCTCGCGGACAAGTGGACGCCTGTCGGCAAGTAG
- a CDS encoding glycine betaine/L-proline ABC transporter ATP-binding protein produces MSTLQAEQLYKVFGRRPDDAVRKLEGGADRDELRADGTTAAVIDASFTVEPGEIFVVMGLSGSGKSTLLRMLNGLLEPTSGRVLYDGQDLTGLSPRELRAVRSTKISMVFQHFALFPHRSVLENAAYGLEVQGVPRAEREKRAAEALELTGLAGWGDSWPDELSGGMQQRVGLARALATDADLLLMDESFSALDPLIRRDMQDQLLELQKRLKKTIVFITHDLNEAMRLGDSIAVMRDGRIVQLGSAEDILLTPANDYVASFIQDVDRSRVLTALSVMTEPHRPDAGDCACETVTADTSVADLCAVAARVPHPVAVKDTDGSLLGVVPQERLIAFLGDDQRGPVACSMQEVARA; encoded by the coding sequence GTGTCCACGCTGCAAGCCGAGCAGCTCTACAAGGTGTTCGGCAGACGACCCGACGACGCGGTGCGCAAGCTCGAAGGCGGCGCCGACCGCGACGAGCTGCGGGCCGACGGGACGACCGCGGCGGTGATCGACGCGTCGTTCACGGTCGAGCCCGGCGAGATCTTCGTCGTCATGGGTCTGTCCGGGTCCGGAAAGTCCACGCTGCTGCGGATGCTCAACGGGCTCCTGGAGCCCACCTCCGGGCGGGTGCTCTACGACGGTCAGGACCTGACCGGCCTGAGCCCGCGCGAGCTGCGCGCCGTCCGCTCCACCAAGATCAGCATGGTGTTCCAGCACTTCGCGCTCTTCCCGCACCGCAGCGTCCTGGAGAACGCCGCATACGGCCTGGAGGTCCAGGGCGTCCCGCGCGCCGAGCGCGAGAAGCGCGCCGCCGAGGCCCTGGAGCTCACCGGGCTCGCCGGCTGGGGCGACTCCTGGCCCGACGAGCTCTCCGGCGGCATGCAGCAGCGCGTGGGCCTGGCCCGCGCCCTCGCCACCGACGCCGACCTGCTCCTCATGGACGAGTCGTTCAGCGCGCTCGACCCGCTGATCCGGCGCGACATGCAGGACCAGCTCCTCGAACTCCAGAAGCGCCTGAAGAAGACCATCGTGTTCATCACCCACGACCTCAACGAGGCCATGCGGCTCGGCGACTCCATCGCCGTGATGCGCGACGGGCGGATCGTCCAGCTCGGCAGCGCCGAGGACATCCTCCTGACGCCCGCCAACGACTACGTCGCCTCGTTCATCCAGGACGTCGACCGCTCCCGGGTGCTCACCGCCCTGTCCGTGATGACCGAACCGCACCGCCCCGACGCCGGGGACTGCGCCTGCGAGACCGTGACCGCGGACACCAGCGTCGCGGACCTGTGCGCCGTCGCCGCGCGCGTGCCGCACCCCGTGGCCGTCAAGGACACCGACGGGTCGCTGCTCGGCGTCGTACCGCAGGAGCGGCTGATCGCCTTCCTCGGGGACGACCAGCGCGGGCCGGTCGCCTGCTCGATGCAGGAGGTGGCCCGTGCCTAG
- a CDS encoding 5'-3' exonuclease H3TH domain-containing protein — MLLDTASLYFRAYFGVPDTVRAPDGTPVNAVRGLLDFITRLVQDHHPDDLVACMDADWRPHWRVELIPSYKAHRVAVETADGVPDEEEVPDTLAPQVPVIEAVLDALGIARVGVAGYEADDVIGTLATAAPGPVDIVTGDRDLFQLVDDGRGVRVLYPRKGVGDCDAVDEDLIRTKYGVRADQYADFAALRGDASDGLPGVKGIGEKTAAQLITEYGDLAGVRTAAGDRTSRLTPAKRRGIVEAAAYLDVAPKVVRVALDVPLPAFDPALPAEALHPETVDELAQRWGLGSSLTRLLATLGR, encoded by the coding sequence ATGCTCCTCGACACCGCTTCCCTGTACTTCCGGGCCTATTTCGGGGTCCCCGACACGGTCCGGGCCCCGGACGGCACCCCGGTCAACGCCGTGCGCGGCCTGCTCGACTTCATCACCCGCCTGGTCCAGGACCACCATCCGGACGACCTGGTCGCCTGTATGGACGCGGACTGGCGCCCGCACTGGCGCGTGGAGCTGATCCCGTCGTACAAGGCGCACCGGGTGGCGGTGGAGACGGCCGACGGCGTCCCGGACGAGGAGGAGGTCCCGGACACGCTGGCCCCACAGGTCCCGGTGATCGAGGCGGTCCTGGACGCACTGGGCATCGCCCGGGTCGGGGTCGCGGGGTACGAGGCGGACGACGTGATCGGCACCCTGGCCACGGCGGCCCCCGGCCCGGTGGACATCGTCACGGGCGACCGCGACCTGTTCCAGCTGGTCGACGACGGGCGCGGGGTGCGGGTCCTGTACCCGCGCAAGGGCGTGGGCGACTGCGACGCGGTCGACGAGGACCTGATCCGTACGAAGTACGGGGTACGGGCCGATCAGTACGCGGACTTCGCGGCCCTGCGCGGCGACGCCAGCGACGGCCTGCCGGGCGTGAAGGGCATCGGTGAGAAGACGGCCGCACAGCTGATCACGGAGTACGGCGACCTGGCGGGCGTGCGCACGGCGGCCGGGGACCGCACCTCCCGCCTCACCCCCGCCAAGCGCCGGGGCATCGTCGAGGCCGCCGCGTATCTGGACGTGGCCCCGAAGGTGGTCCGGGTGGCGCTGGACGTGCCGCTGCCCGCGTTCGACCCGGCGCTCCCGGCCGAGGCGCTGCACCCGGAGACGGTGGACGAACTGGCGCAGCGATGGGGGCTGGGAAGCTCCCTGACCCGGCTGCTGGCGACGCTGGGGCGCTGA
- a CDS encoding siderophore-interacting protein: MAERPARKGSRAHETHVVRTEWITPHMVRVVLGGAAASGFAVGEYTDHYVKLLFPAPGVTYPEPFDLERVRTEFPRDQWPSNRTYTVRTWDAERDELSIDFVVHGDEGLAGPWAARAQAGDVIHLSGPGGGYGPDPAADWHLLVGDESALPAIAAALERMPEGAVVHAFVEVPGPEEEQKILAPEGVEVTWLHRGEAPVGDAVVAAVRELAFPEGDVHAFVHGEAAFVKELRRHLRLDREIPRDRLSISGYWRLGQSDEAWRAVKREWNEQVEREQEAA, encoded by the coding sequence GTGGCAGAACGACCGGCCCGCAAGGGGTCACGGGCCCATGAGACGCACGTGGTGCGCACGGAGTGGATCACTCCGCACATGGTCCGGGTGGTCCTGGGGGGCGCGGCGGCGAGCGGCTTCGCCGTCGGCGAGTACACCGACCACTATGTGAAGCTGCTCTTCCCGGCGCCCGGGGTGACCTACCCCGAGCCGTTCGACCTGGAGCGCGTGCGCACCGAGTTCCCGCGCGACCAGTGGCCGAGCAACCGGACGTACACGGTCCGGACGTGGGACGCCGAGCGGGACGAGCTGAGCATCGACTTCGTGGTCCACGGCGACGAGGGCCTGGCCGGACCGTGGGCCGCCCGTGCCCAGGCCGGCGACGTCATCCACCTCTCCGGCCCCGGCGGCGGCTACGGGCCGGACCCGGCCGCCGACTGGCACCTCCTGGTCGGCGACGAGAGCGCCCTCCCGGCGATCGCCGCCGCGCTGGAGCGGATGCCCGAGGGCGCGGTGGTCCACGCCTTCGTGGAGGTTCCCGGCCCGGAGGAGGAGCAGAAGATCCTCGCTCCCGAAGGGGTCGAGGTGACCTGGCTGCACCGCGGCGAGGCCCCGGTGGGCGACGCGGTGGTCGCGGCGGTGCGCGAGCTGGCCTTCCCCGAGGGCGACGTCCACGCCTTCGTCCACGGCGAGGCGGCCTTCGTCAAGGAACTCCGCCGCCATCTGCGCCTGGACCGGGAGATCCCCCGCGACCGCCTCTCCATCTCCGGCTACTGGCGCCTCGGCCAGAGCGACGAGGCCTGGCGCGCGGTCAAGCGCGAGTGGAACGAGCAGGTCGAGCGGGAGCAGGAGGCGGCGTAA